Sequence from the Pseudomonadota bacterium genome:
CGTGGGCCGGGCAGGGAGGGGCAGCTGATGCGGACGGCGGTGTTGGTGCCGGGCGCGTGGCTTGGCGGCTGGGTGTGGGCGCGGCTGACACCAGAGCTGCCCGACTGGCGCCTCGTGACGCCGACCCTGAGTGGATTGACACCCGATGCCGGTGCGGCCGACGACGTTGACCTCGCGCGGCATGTTGCCGACGTGGTCGCAGTGTGCCGTGCTCACCGGGTGCGTGACGCGGTGCTGGTCGGCCACAGCTACGCCGGCCTTGTCATTGCCGGCGCGGTGCCGCAGCTCGTCGATTGCGTGTCGCATGCGGTTTACCTCGACGCGGCCCTGCCGACGGCCGGACGGTCGCTGGTGTCCGACTGGTCAGCCGCCGGCCAGGCTGCCGTGCGCGCGGAGGCCACAGCCCAGGGCGACCCAAGCCGCTGGCCCGTGCCGGACGACCTTGGCGTGATGTCGGTGATGTCCGATTTCAGCGAAGCCGACCACACGTGGTTTCAGGCCCACGCGCGGCCGCACCCGATCGAGACGCTCTACCAGTCGGTGCCGAGTGTAGAGCACCCGGTCGACGCCGTGCAGCACACCTACGTTTTCTGCACGCGGGACCGGCCGACGGCGCCGGCGGCAGTCGAGCGCTTGAAGCGGGACGCGGCTTGGCATGTGGTTGCGCTCGACACCGGCCACTGGCCGATGATCACCGCACCGGGCGCACTGGCAGAGGTGTTGCGCACGCTCTGAACGGCGTTGGCCCTGGGGCCTGAGCGGGGTGTACCCTGCGTGGTTTGCACCTCGGGAATTCACATGGCAGCGCGCGGCGGCCCTCACGCGGTGAACCGCTTCGTCTGGGCGGACCTCTCCACCTTCGACCTCGCGTCGGCGAAGGCCTTCTACACCGACACGCTCGGCTGGTCGTACCACGGGGCGGACGACGGCTACGAGGTGTGCGTGGCCGGCCAGACAGCAACCGCCGGGCTCTACGTGATGCCCGAGGCCTTCCAGCAGATCAACATGCCGTCCTTCTGGATGTCCTACGTGCAGGTAGCGGACCTCGATCGGACCGTGGCGGCCGCCGAGGCCCACGGCGCCAGGATCGAAGTGGCACCCACGCCCGGGCCCGGCAACAGCCGTATCGCGCTGGTGCGCGACCCGGCCGGTGCGGGCTTCACCTGCCTCGAAGGCGAGCTGGGCACCCCGCCGCACGCGGGGCAGGGCCCCGGTCGCGTGGTCTGGCACGAGCTGCACGTGTCCGACCTCACGCGCGTGCAGCCCTTCTACGAGGCCGTGTTCGGTTGGCGCGTGACCCCCGCGGCGGGCGCCCCCGCGGCGGGCGCCCCTGCGTCTGGCACCGACCGTTACGCGCTGGTGGACGCGGCGTCAAACGGCGCGGCAGTCGCTGGCATTCAGGTGACGCCCAACGCGATCAAGGGCGACAAGGAATACTGGGGCGTGTACGTCGCGGTCGACAGCCTTGACTCGACTGCCGCGGCGGTTGACGAGGCCGGTGGCGAAGTGCTCGCGGTGCAGCCTCTCGGCGACCGCGACGCGCTGCTCATCGCCGACCCGCAGGGCGCGGCACTCTACCTGGTCGAGGACGACACGCCCGGGCGCGACATCGCTGGCCGAACGCGCGCGACCGGTGCCGTGAAATGGCGCGCCACGGCGGGCCTGTTCGTGGTGGCGGCCGCCGTGCTGCTCGAGGCCAACTGGCTCTGGGGGGTCCTCTTCCTGTTGTGGGTGGTGCCGGACCTGAAAAGCGGCGTCACCCACTTCCTCGAGCGGGTCGACCGACGGGAACACCCGGCACTCTTCTGGACCATCACCCTGACCTGGCTCGGCCTGTCGGTCTACCTTCTGGTGGAACCGTGGGTGTCGGGTTGAGGCGGCTCGACGCCCCAGATCAGGAGCTCACCATGCAACCCGTTGATCTCATCGCGCACCCCGAGGGCGGTCGCTTTCGCGAGGTGTTCCGCTCCGCTGCCACGGTCCGGGGCGACGGCGGCCGCGAGCGCGCGGCGTTGACCCACATCTACTTCGAACTCGCCGCGGGCGAGGTGAGCCGCTTTCACAAGGTGGCCTCGGACGAAGTCTGGAACCTCTACCGGGGCAACGGCGTCACGCTCTACACCTGGGGCGGCGGTGACGCGGCGCCGGACGCGCACGTGCTCTCCGCGACGACCGACACCTTCTGCCACGTGGTGCCGGCGGGGGTCTGGCAAGCCGCCGCGCCGCTCGACGGCACGGTGTTGGTGGGGTGCTCGGTTGGACCGGGCTTCGACTTCGCCGACTTCGAGCTGATTGACCCGGTATCCGGGCCAGCGCAGCGGCTGCTGGCCGGTGCGCCAGCGCTCGCGCCGTTGGTTCAAACGCCCAGATCCGTGTCGCACCCGGATACAAGATCGCACACAGACAGTTAATGATCCTTGCCCAGGGGCCGATAGCCATGCGAAGGCGTGCGGTAACGGCACCGGGGTGTGGTGTGGCCGGACGTGCTGTCGGCGGTTGTTAGCGGTTGACCGCAGGGTGGGTGCACTGCACCGGCCCGCACACCCGGGTCGGTTGCGTGCAGCGCGAGCGACTCGGTCGGCAACCCAACTGGAAACGGTATGGACGATCGGGTCTCACACACGAACATTGCGTACACGGTTTTCATCGTCGCGCTGGCAGCCCTGCTCACGGCGACGGTGGCCTACGACGTCTACGCGCCCGATTATTTCCGCACCGTCGCGCCGGAGATGCTGCGCGGCACCGTGATCGTGTTTGGCCTGGTGTCGGTCTATCTCGGTTTGAAATTGCGGCAATTGAGCCACCTCAACCGGCAACTCGAGTTGCTGGTCGCACGGGACAACCTCACCGACGTCGCGACGCGCGACTTCTTCTTCACCGCCCTCGCGGCGCAGCCCGAGCGGGACGGCGTGTGCCTGATGGTCGACATCGACCACTTCAAGCGCATCAACGACACCCACGGCCACCTCGTTGGCGACAAGGTGATTGCCAACGTTGCGAGCCACCTGCGCCACAGCGTACGCAACGACGACATCGTCTGCCGGTTCGGCGGTGAGGAGTTCGCCATCTTCCTCGCCGACGCCGACGCCAACCGCGCCCACGAAATCAGCGAGCGCGTGCGCAAGAGCATCGCCAAGCACCAGTTCGACGCCGGCGGGTGCCAGGTGGCCGTGACCGTGTCGATCGGCGGCTCGACCGTGATGCAGGCCCGGGACGCCGAAAGCGCGATCCACCAGGCCGACATCGCGCTCTACCAGGCCAAGCGCAATGGCCGCAACCAGACCGTGTTTGCCACGGCCGACACCTGCGAAATGCCTGCAGAGCTCGACCAGGCAGCCTAGTCAGCACCGCCGTCATACACTGCGCGTTCACCGGGTTCGGCCGGACACCGGGGGCAATCTGCAAGATGAGTTCACTGGACGCGTTCATGACCGAGCGTTGGGAGTTCACAGCGTCGATCGAGTACCACGATTTTGGGCGTATGGGCTACACCGTGGTCTACCTGCCCGAGCCGTGGCTGAACCGCGAGCCCTTTGCCTCCCACCCCAGACTGCGAGTGCACGCAGAGGTCGCCGAAATTCCGGTCGACGGGGCGTTTCAGCCTGGGCAGGGCAAGCGGTACCTGATTGTGTCCAAGGCCGTGCTCAAATCGGCGAGTGTACAGTGCGGTGACGAGGTCAACGTGATGTTTCGGTTGGCTGATCCCGAGCATGTCGATGTCCCGGAAGCGTTGCGTTCGGCCTTGAGTCGTGACGCGACAGCGCGTGCCGCATTCGAGGTGCTGACTGCTGGCAAGCAGCGGGCCTTGGTGCACCGCGTCAACGACTGCAAGACGCTCGAAACGCAACGCAAGCGGGTGAGAGAGGTTCTTGACGTGTTGCGCCAAGGATGATCGGTACGCCACGACAGCCCGATCCCACGCGCATTAGGTGCAGGCATGGCACCCATTCAACAGGGTAGAGACCAATGCACCTGCGTGATGCCGTGGCCGCCGATGCGGCGCTTCTGACTGCGATCGCGTTCGACGCCAAGGCCGTGTGGGGCTACACCGACGCGCAAATGGCTGCGTTCCGCGCCGAACTCACGGTCACCGCCGACGACATCCGCTCGCCGCAGTCGCTCTACCGCGTGTGCGAGGTGGCGGGGGCCGTGGTGGGGTTTCATGCGGTGAGCCCGCTGTCGCACGCCGAGGTCGAGCTCGACGCACTGTTTGTTCTGCCCGCGCGCATTGGCACCGGTGTCGGGCGGTGTCTGATGGCGGACGTGGTCTCACTGGCCCAGCG
This genomic interval carries:
- a CDS encoding GNAT family N-acetyltransferase, which encodes MHLRDAVAADAALLTAIAFDAKAVWGYTDAQMAAFRAELTVTADDIRSPQSLYRVCEVAGAVVGFHAVSPLSHAEVELDALFVLPARIGTGVGRCLMADVVSLAQRRGYTSVCIQSDPNAEGFYRAVGAVRVGERESDSVPGRLLPLLRLALSAPDTV
- a CDS encoding VOC family protein produces the protein MAARGGPHAVNRFVWADLSTFDLASAKAFYTDTLGWSYHGADDGYEVCVAGQTATAGLYVMPEAFQQINMPSFWMSYVQVADLDRTVAAAEAHGARIEVAPTPGPGNSRIALVRDPAGAGFTCLEGELGTPPHAGQGPGRVVWHELHVSDLTRVQPFYEAVFGWRVTPAAGAPAAGAPASGTDRYALVDAASNGAAVAGIQVTPNAIKGDKEYWGVYVAVDSLDSTAAAVDEAGGEVLAVQPLGDRDALLIADPQGAALYLVEDDTPGRDIAGRTRATGAVKWRATAGLFVVAAAVLLEANWLWGVLFLLWVVPDLKSGVTHFLERVDRREHPALFWTITLTWLGLSVYLLVEPWVSG
- a CDS encoding cupin domain-containing protein — translated: MQPVDLIAHPEGGRFREVFRSAATVRGDGGRERAALTHIYFELAAGEVSRFHKVASDEVWNLYRGNGVTLYTWGGGDAAPDAHVLSATTDTFCHVVPAGVWQAAAPLDGTVLVGCSVGPGFDFADFELIDPVSGPAQRLLAGAPALAPLVQTPRSVSHPDTRSHTDS
- a CDS encoding alpha/beta hydrolase encodes the protein MRTAVLVPGAWLGGWVWARLTPELPDWRLVTPTLSGLTPDAGAADDVDLARHVADVVAVCRAHRVRDAVLVGHSYAGLVIAGAVPQLVDCVSHAVYLDAALPTAGRSLVSDWSAAGQAAVRAEATAQGDPSRWPVPDDLGVMSVMSDFSEADHTWFQAHARPHPIETLYQSVPSVEHPVDAVQHTYVFCTRDRPTAPAAVERLKRDAAWHVVALDTGHWPMITAPGALAEVLRTL
- a CDS encoding YdeI/OmpD-associated family protein, yielding MSSLDAFMTERWEFTASIEYHDFGRMGYTVVYLPEPWLNREPFASHPRLRVHAEVAEIPVDGAFQPGQGKRYLIVSKAVLKSASVQCGDEVNVMFRLADPEHVDVPEALRSALSRDATARAAFEVLTAGKQRALVHRVNDCKTLETQRKRVREVLDVLRQG
- a CDS encoding GGDEF domain-containing protein, with the translated sequence MDDRVSHTNIAYTVFIVALAALLTATVAYDVYAPDYFRTVAPEMLRGTVIVFGLVSVYLGLKLRQLSHLNRQLELLVARDNLTDVATRDFFFTALAAQPERDGVCLMVDIDHFKRINDTHGHLVGDKVIANVASHLRHSVRNDDIVCRFGGEEFAIFLADADANRAHEISERVRKSIAKHQFDAGGCQVAVTVSIGGSTVMQARDAESAIHQADIALYQAKRNGRNQTVFATADTCEMPAELDQAA